In the Marinobacter sp. F4206 genome, one interval contains:
- a CDS encoding DUF4124 domain-containing protein: MNPRTGLVAAAFLLLAVPASAEVYRNVDAYGNVTYSDEPSDGAEAIEVKPVTTVTLPKPQNVRETDKLREEVKREGAIYESVSFTYPENNQAFNSGSGDVQFEVQSTPGLRDGHKYEVTLDGQPVGQTTSGSVTVSNVFRGSHDARVHIVDENGVQVKTGAAITFTVHRPSVAN, translated from the coding sequence ATGAACCCGAGGACCGGATTAGTTGCCGCAGCCTTTCTTCTGCTGGCCGTTCCAGCAAGCGCTGAGGTCTACCGGAATGTAGACGCCTACGGCAATGTCACGTACTCCGACGAACCGTCCGACGGCGCCGAGGCTATTGAGGTAAAGCCGGTCACCACGGTTACGCTTCCGAAACCCCAGAATGTTCGCGAAACCGACAAGCTCCGCGAGGAAGTAAAGCGCGAAGGCGCGATTTATGAGAGCGTTTCGTTTACCTACCCCGAGAATAATCAGGCGTTCAACAGTGGCAGCGGTGACGTCCAGTTTGAGGTTCAAAGCACGCCCGGCCTCCGGGACGGCCATAAATACGAAGTCACCCTCGATGGCCAGCCGGTTGGACAGACCACATCAGGTAGCGTCACGGTCAGCAACGTTTTCCGTGGGAGCCACGATGCACGTGTACACATCGTCGATGAAAACGGCGTCCAAGTAAAAACCGGCGCAGCAATCACCTTTACCGTCCACCGCCCATCCGTGGCGAACTGA